The Klebsiella sp. RHBSTW-00484 genome includes a window with the following:
- a CDS encoding MurR/RpiR family transcriptional regulator, producing the protein MSQSESSSLPNGIGLAPWLRMKQEGMTENESRIVEWLLKPGNLSDAPAIKDVAEALSVSEAMIVKVSKLLGFSGFRNLRSALEAYFSQSEQVLPAELSFDEAPQDVVNKVFNITLRTIMEGQSIVNVDEIHRAARFFAQANQRDLYGAGGSNAICADVQHKFLRIGVRCQTYPDAHIMMMSASLLKEGDVVLVVSHSGRTSDIKSAVELAKKNGAKIICITHSYHSPIAKLSDFIICSPAPETPLLGRNASARILQLTLLDAFFVSVAQLDIEQANLNMQKTGAIVNFFSPGALK; encoded by the coding sequence CTTCGCATGAAGCAGGAAGGTATGACCGAAAACGAAAGCCGAATCGTCGAATGGTTGCTTAAGCCCGGCAATCTGAGCGATGCGCCGGCTATAAAGGATGTCGCGGAAGCGCTGTCGGTATCCGAAGCCATGATCGTGAAGGTTTCTAAACTGCTGGGCTTTAGCGGTTTTCGTAACCTGCGCAGCGCGCTGGAAGCGTATTTTTCGCAATCTGAACAGGTCCTCCCGGCAGAGCTCTCTTTTGATGAAGCGCCGCAGGACGTGGTGAACAAGGTCTTTAACATCACCCTGCGCACCATTATGGAAGGCCAGTCGATCGTCAACGTTGATGAGATTCACCGTGCGGCACGCTTCTTTGCCCAGGCCAATCAGCGCGACCTGTACGGCGCGGGCGGCTCTAACGCCATCTGTGCTGACGTGCAGCACAAATTTTTACGCATCGGCGTGCGCTGCCAGACTTATCCGGACGCGCATATCATGATGATGTCCGCGTCGCTGCTGAAAGAAGGCGACGTAGTGCTGGTGGTTTCCCACTCCGGGCGCACCAGCGATATTAAATCGGCCGTGGAACTCGCGAAGAAGAATGGGGCGAAAATTATTTGTATCACCCACAGCTACCATTCGCCGATTGCCAAATTATCTGATTTTATTATTTGTTCGCCAGCACCAGAGACACCTTTATTGGGACGAAACGCCTCAGCGCGTATATTACAACTGACACTATTAGATGCGTTCTTTGTTTCAGTCGCACAACTAGATATTGAGCAAGCGAATTTAAATATGCAAAAAACCGGCGCGATTGTTAATTTTTTTTCACCAGGCGCGCTGAAGTAA
- the alsB gene encoding D-allose transporter substrate-binding protein, translating into MNKYLKIFSGTLMGVMLSTSAFAAADYAVVLKTLSNPFWVDMKKGIEDEAKTLGVSVDIFASPSEGDFQSQLQLFEDLSNKNYKGIAFAPLSSVNLVMPMAKAWKKGIYLVNLDEKIDMDNLKKAGGNVEGFVTTDNVAVGAKGADFIIDKLGAEGGEVAIIEGKAGNASGEARRNGATEAFKKASQIKLVASQPADWDRIKALDVATNVLQRNPNVKAIYCANDTMAMGVSQAVANAGKTGKILVVGTDGIPEARKMVEAGQMTATVAQNPADIGATGLKLMVEAEKSGKVIPLDKAPQFKLVDSILVTK; encoded by the coding sequence ATGAATAAATATCTGAAAATTTTCAGCGGTACGCTCATGGGCGTCATGTTATCCACCAGCGCCTTTGCCGCCGCCGATTACGCTGTCGTATTAAAAACATTATCCAACCCATTTTGGGTTGATATGAAAAAAGGTATTGAAGACGAAGCGAAAACGCTGGGTGTGAGCGTCGATATTTTCGCCTCCCCTTCGGAAGGCGATTTCCAGTCGCAGCTGCAGCTATTTGAAGATCTGAGCAACAAAAACTACAAAGGTATCGCCTTTGCGCCGCTCTCCTCCGTAAACCTGGTGATGCCGATGGCTAAAGCCTGGAAAAAGGGCATCTATCTGGTCAACCTCGATGAAAAAATCGATATGGATAACCTGAAGAAAGCCGGCGGCAACGTGGAAGGGTTTGTCACCACCGACAACGTGGCGGTCGGCGCGAAAGGTGCAGACTTTATCATCGACAAGCTGGGCGCTGAAGGCGGCGAAGTCGCTATTATCGAGGGCAAAGCCGGTAACGCGTCCGGTGAAGCTCGCCGCAACGGCGCCACCGAAGCCTTCAAAAAAGCCAGCCAGATCAAGCTGGTTGCCAGCCAGCCCGCCGACTGGGACCGTATTAAAGCACTGGATGTTGCCACTAACGTGTTGCAGCGTAACCCGAACGTCAAAGCGATTTACTGCGCTAACGACACCATGGCAATGGGCGTCTCGCAAGCCGTCGCTAACGCAGGCAAAACCGGCAAGATTCTGGTCGTCGGCACCGACGGTATTCCGGAAGCGCGCAAGATGGTCGAAGCCGGGCAGATGACGGCTACCGTCGCGCAGAACCCGGCGGATATTGGCGCAACCGGTCTTAAGCTGATGGTCGAAGCCGAGAAGAGCGGCAAGGTGATCCCGCTGGATAAAGCCCCGCAATTTAAGCTGGTGGATTCTATTCTGGTGACGAAATAA
- the alsA gene encoding D-allose ABC transporter ATP-binding protein AlsA — protein MLTPYISMAGIGKSFGPVHALKSVDLTVYPHEIHALLGENGAGKSTLMKVLSGIHEPTKGTITINNVNYDKLDHKLAAQLGIGIIYQELSVIDELTVLENLYIGRHLTKKVCGVQVIDWREMRVRAAMMLLRVGLKVGLDEKVANLSISHKQMLEIAKTLMLDAKVLIMDEPTSSLTNKEVDYLFLIMNQLRKEGTAIVYISHKLAEIRRICDRYTVMKDGSSVCSGMVSEVNNDDIVRLMIGRELQNRFNAMKESTGNIVRETVFEVKNVTSHDKKKVRDISFSVNRGEILGFAGLVGSGRTELMDCLFGVDKRAGGKIYLNGKEISPRSPLDALKKGMGYITESRRENGFFPNFSIAQNMAVSQSLKRGGYKGAMGLFHESSEHKTAEEQRQLLGLKCHSVDQNIGELSGGNQQKVLISKWLCCNPEVIIFDEPTRGIDVGAKAEIYKVMRQLADDGKVILMVSSELPEIIAVCDRIAVFCEGRLTQILTNRDDLSEEEIMAWALPQE, from the coding sequence ATGCTCACGCCATATATTTCAATGGCGGGGATCGGCAAATCCTTTGGTCCGGTTCACGCATTAAAATCGGTTGATTTAACTGTTTACCCTCACGAAATACATGCGTTATTAGGGGAAAATGGTGCCGGTAAATCAACGCTGATGAAAGTTCTGTCGGGAATACATGAACCGACCAAAGGCACCATTACCATTAATAACGTCAACTACGATAAGCTGGACCATAAATTAGCGGCCCAGCTCGGCATCGGTATTATTTATCAAGAACTCAGCGTTATTGATGAATTAACGGTGTTGGAGAATTTATATATTGGCCGTCACCTGACGAAAAAAGTCTGTGGCGTCCAAGTTATCGACTGGCGAGAAATGCGCGTGCGGGCGGCAATGATGCTACTGCGCGTTGGATTAAAAGTCGGCCTGGACGAGAAAGTAGCGAACCTGTCCATCAGCCACAAACAGATGCTGGAAATCGCCAAGACGCTGATGCTCGACGCTAAAGTGCTGATTATGGATGAACCCACCTCTTCGTTGACCAACAAAGAGGTGGATTACCTGTTTCTGATCATGAACCAACTGCGCAAAGAGGGCACCGCCATCGTGTATATCTCGCACAAGCTGGCGGAAATTCGCCGCATCTGCGACCGCTACACGGTGATGAAAGACGGCAGCAGCGTGTGCAGCGGGATGGTCAGCGAAGTGAATAACGATGACATCGTGCGCCTGATGATCGGTCGCGAGCTGCAAAACCGCTTTAACGCCATGAAAGAGAGTACCGGCAACATCGTGCGCGAAACGGTCTTCGAAGTGAAAAATGTCACCAGCCACGACAAGAAAAAAGTTCGCGATATCTCCTTTAGCGTCAATCGCGGCGAAATTCTCGGCTTTGCCGGACTGGTGGGCTCCGGGCGCACTGAATTGATGGACTGCTTGTTCGGTGTCGATAAGCGTGCAGGCGGCAAAATCTACCTGAATGGCAAAGAGATCTCCCCTCGCTCGCCGCTGGACGCTTTAAAGAAAGGTATGGGCTACATCACCGAAAGTCGCCGGGAAAACGGCTTTTTCCCCAATTTTTCCATCGCCCAGAATATGGCGGTTAGCCAGAGCCTTAAGCGCGGCGGTTATAAAGGGGCAATGGGGCTATTTCACGAAAGCAGTGAACACAAAACGGCTGAAGAGCAGCGCCAGCTGCTGGGGCTGAAGTGTCATTCAGTCGATCAGAACATTGGCGAACTCTCCGGCGGAAACCAGCAAAAAGTGCTGATTTCCAAGTGGTTATGCTGCAATCCCGAAGTGATCATTTTCGATGAGCCAACGCGCGGCATCGACGTTGGCGCGAAAGCCGAAATTTATAAAGTGATGCGCCAGCTGGCCGATGACGGAAAAGTCATCCTGATGGTGTCGTCTGAACTTCCTGAAATTATCGCCGTCTGCGACCGCATTGCCGTGTTCTGCGAAGGGCGACTGACGCAAATCCTGACCAATCGCGACGATCTGAGCGAAGAGGAGATTATGGCATGGGCACTACCACAAGAGTGA
- the alsC gene encoding D-allose ABC transporter permease — MGTTTRVKGDMDEKKPFNFALFWDKYGTFFILAIIVAIFGTLSSEYFLTTNNITQIFVQSSVTVLIGMGEFFAILVAGIDLSVGAILALSGMVTAKLMLAGVDPFLAALIGGVLVGGALGAINGCLVNWTGLHPFIITLGTNAIFRGITLVISDANSVYGFSFGFVNFFAATPLGIPVPVIFSLIVAVLLWFLTTRTRLGRNIYALGGNKNSAFYSGIDVKFHMLLVFIISGVCAGLAGVVSTARLGAAEPLAGMGFETYAIASAIIGGTSFFGGKGRIFSVVIGGLIIGTINNGLNILQVQTYYQLVVMGGLIIAAVALDRLISK, encoded by the coding sequence ATGGGCACTACCACAAGAGTGAAAGGCGACATGGACGAGAAAAAACCGTTTAACTTCGCGCTGTTCTGGGATAAATACGGCACCTTTTTTATCCTCGCCATCATCGTCGCGATATTTGGCACCCTGTCGTCGGAGTATTTCCTGACGACTAATAACATTACGCAGATCTTCGTGCAGAGTTCGGTGACCGTGCTGATCGGCATGGGCGAATTCTTCGCGATCCTCGTCGCCGGGATCGATCTGTCGGTCGGAGCGATCCTCGCGCTCTCCGGGATGGTCACCGCTAAGCTGATGCTGGCGGGCGTCGATCCTTTCCTGGCGGCGCTGATTGGCGGCGTACTGGTGGGCGGCGCGCTGGGGGCGATTAACGGCTGCCTGGTCAACTGGACCGGCCTGCATCCGTTTATTATCACCCTTGGCACCAACGCTATTTTCCGCGGCATTACGCTGGTGATTTCCGATGCCAACTCGGTGTACGGCTTCTCATTTGGCTTCGTTAACTTCTTTGCCGCCACGCCGTTGGGCATTCCAGTACCGGTCATTTTCTCGCTGATTGTGGCGGTTTTGCTGTGGTTTTTGACCACTCGCACCCGGCTGGGACGCAACATCTATGCGCTGGGCGGCAACAAAAACTCCGCGTTCTACTCCGGTATCGACGTCAAATTCCACATGCTGCTGGTGTTTATTATCTCCGGAGTTTGCGCTGGCCTTGCGGGCGTGGTTTCTACGGCGCGTCTCGGCGCGGCGGAACCGCTGGCGGGCATGGGCTTTGAAACGTACGCCATCGCCAGCGCCATTATCGGCGGCACCAGCTTCTTCGGCGGCAAGGGACGCATCTTCTCGGTGGTCATTGGCGGCTTAATCATCGGCACCATCAACAACGGCCTGAACATTCTGCAAGTACAAACCTACTACCAACTGGTGGTGATGGGCGGATTAATCATCGCGGCTGTCGCTCTCGACCGTCTTATCAGTAAGTAA
- the alsE gene encoding D-allulose 6-phosphate 3-epimerase — protein MKIAPSLMCMDLLKFKEQIEFIDQHADYFHIDIMDGHFVPNLTLSPFFVSQVKRLASKPLDCHLMVTRPQDYISQLAQAGADFITLHPETINGQAFRLIEEIRRHGMKVGLILNPETPVETMKYYIHKADKITVMTVDPGFAGQPFIPEMLEKIAELKAWREREGLSYEIEIDGSCNKATYEKLMAAGADVFIVGTSGLFNHGDNIHDAWQVMVEQILAAKNEVLPHAKTA, from the coding sequence ATGAAAATTGCTCCCTCTTTAATGTGTATGGATCTGCTGAAATTTAAAGAACAGATCGAGTTTATCGACCAGCACGCAGACTATTTTCACATCGACATTATGGACGGCCATTTTGTGCCGAACCTGACGCTGTCGCCGTTTTTCGTCAGCCAGGTGAAGAGACTGGCCAGCAAACCGCTGGACTGCCACCTGATGGTGACCCGCCCGCAGGATTACATCAGCCAGCTGGCGCAGGCGGGCGCGGACTTTATCACTCTGCATCCGGAAACCATCAACGGCCAGGCCTTCCGCCTGATTGAGGAAATCCGTCGCCACGGTATGAAAGTAGGGCTGATCCTCAACCCGGAAACTCCGGTTGAGACCATGAAGTACTACATTCATAAAGCCGACAAAATCACGGTGATGACCGTCGATCCAGGCTTCGCCGGACAGCCGTTTATCCCGGAAATGCTGGAGAAAATCGCTGAGTTGAAAGCCTGGCGCGAGCGCGAAGGACTGAGCTACGAAATCGAAATTGACGGATCCTGCAACAAAGCCACCTACGAAAAACTGATGGCGGCGGGCGCAGATGTCTTTATCGTCGGCACGTCCGGTCTCTTTAACCATGGTGACAACATCCATGACGCGTGGCAGGTGATGGTGGAGCAGATCCTGGCGGCGAAAAACGAGGTACTGCCTCATGCAAAAACAGCTTAA
- the alsK gene encoding allose kinase, whose product MQKQLNVVAGVDMGATHIRFCLQTAQGETLHCEKLRTADVIAADGLVSGIQSLLQRQLANHSAHCCGLVMGFPALVAKDKRTIISTPNLPLTADDLYNLADRLEAALGCPVEFSRDVNLQLSFDVQENGLQEQEVLAAYLGTGMGFAIWLNGAPWTGAHGVAGELGHIPQGDDALTCACGNPGCLETVCSGIALKRWYEQEPRAYELGELFIHAVQEPFVQTLLNHAARAIATSINLFDPDAVILGGGVMDMPAFPRDALIAMVKTYVRRPLPYQALRFVAASSSAFNGAQGAAALARSCYLA is encoded by the coding sequence ATGCAAAAACAGCTTAACGTCGTCGCGGGCGTGGATATGGGGGCGACCCATATCCGTTTTTGCCTGCAAACGGCGCAGGGCGAAACGCTGCACTGCGAAAAGCTGCGCACTGCGGACGTTATCGCCGCCGATGGCCTGGTCAGCGGTATTCAAAGCCTGCTACAGCGGCAGCTTGCCAACCACTCTGCCCACTGTTGTGGGCTGGTGATGGGCTTTCCGGCGCTGGTGGCGAAAGACAAACGCACGATTATCTCTACCCCCAATCTGCCTCTGACCGCCGACGATCTGTATAACCTGGCCGATCGGCTGGAAGCAGCATTAGGCTGCCCGGTGGAGTTTTCCCGCGACGTCAATTTACAGCTCTCGTTTGACGTCCAGGAGAATGGTCTGCAAGAGCAGGAGGTGCTGGCGGCTTATCTCGGTACCGGAATGGGTTTCGCTATCTGGCTGAACGGTGCGCCGTGGACCGGGGCGCACGGCGTGGCGGGCGAACTGGGGCATATTCCGCAGGGCGATGACGCCCTCACCTGCGCTTGCGGCAATCCCGGCTGCCTGGAAACCGTCTGCTCCGGTATCGCGCTTAAACGCTGGTACGAACAGGAGCCGAGGGCTTATGAACTTGGCGAGCTGTTTATTCACGCCGTACAAGAACCGTTTGTCCAGACGTTGCTGAACCACGCCGCTCGCGCCATCGCCACCAGCATCAACCTGTTTGACCCGGACGCGGTGATCCTCGGCGGCGGCGTGATGGATATGCCCGCCTTCCCGCGCGACGCGTTAATCGCAATGGTCAAAACCTACGTTCGCCGCCCGCTGCCGTATCAGGCGCTGCGCTTTGTTGCGGCATCCTCATCGGCCTTTAACGGCGCGCAGGGCGCGGCGGCGCTGGCCCGCAGCTGTTATTTAGCATAA
- a CDS encoding tetratricopeptide repeat protein encodes MKYLYLLLVMVSLTAGAMEPGSQYKQQAEAGDPRAQYYLADTYVSFGDFPQAEYWAQKAADKGDGDALALLAQLKIRNPQQADYHQAKALAEQSVQVGSKAGEIVLARVLVNQQAGTPNYPHAITLLQDAARDPESDSAVDAQMLLGLIYASGVHSPEDDAKATQYFKESSALSRTGYAEYWAGMLFQQGEKGFIEPNKQKALHWLNVSCQEGFDTGCEEFDRISKR; translated from the coding sequence ATGAAATACCTCTATTTACTGTTGGTGATGGTAAGCCTCACCGCAGGAGCCATGGAACCTGGCAGCCAATACAAACAGCAAGCCGAAGCTGGCGATCCGCGCGCACAATATTACCTGGCGGATACTTACGTTAGCTTCGGCGATTTTCCGCAGGCCGAATACTGGGCGCAAAAAGCAGCTGACAAGGGTGACGGCGATGCGCTGGCGCTGCTGGCACAGCTTAAGATTCGCAATCCGCAGCAGGCCGACTATCACCAGGCCAAAGCGCTGGCAGAACAATCCGTGCAGGTTGGCAGCAAGGCGGGTGAAATTGTTCTCGCCCGCGTACTGGTAAATCAGCAGGCCGGAACGCCGAACTATCCGCACGCCATTACGCTGTTGCAGGATGCAGCTCGGGACCCGGAAAGCGACTCCGCCGTCGACGCCCAAATGCTGCTGGGGCTGATTTACGCCAGCGGCGTTCACTCACCGGAAGATGACGCAAAGGCGACGCAGTACTTTAAAGAGAGCTCCGCCCTCTCCCGCACCGGCTATGCCGAATACTGGGCCGGAATGCTGTTCCAGCAAGGGGAAAAGGGCTTTATCGAACCGAATAAGCAGAAAGCGCTGCACTGGCTCAACGTCAGCTGTCAGGAAGGGTTTGATACCGGGTGCGAAGAGTTCGACAGGATAAGCAAAAGATAA
- the gltP gene encoding glutamate/aspartate:proton symporter GltP: MKKKTKVSLAWQILLALVLGILLGSYLHYHAESRDWLISNLLTPAGDIFIHLIKMIVVPIVISTLVVGIAGVGDAKQLGRIGAKTIIYFEVITTVAIVLGITLANVFQPGTGIDMSQLAAVDISKYQSTTAEVQSHAHGFMGTILSLVPTNIVASMAKGDMLPIIFFSVLFGLGLSSLPATHREPLVTVFRSISETMFKVTHMVMRYAPIGVFALISVTVATFGFASLWPLAKLVILVYFAILFFALVVLGLVARVCGLSIWILIRILKDELILAYSTASSESVLPRIIEKMEAYGAPAAITSFVVPTGYSFNLDGSTLYQSIAAIFIAQLYGIDLSIWQEITLVLTLMVTSKGIAGVPGVSFVVLLATLGSVGIPLEGLAFIAGVDRILDMARTALNVVGNALAVLVIAKWEHKFDRKKALAYEREVLGKFDKTAQ; this comes from the coding sequence GTGAAGAAAAAAACAAAAGTCAGCCTGGCCTGGCAAATTTTGCTGGCCCTGGTGCTGGGCATACTTCTGGGCAGTTACCTGCATTACCATGCCGAAAGTCGCGACTGGTTAATCTCGAATCTCCTGACGCCTGCCGGCGATATCTTTATCCACCTGATTAAAATGATCGTCGTACCGATTGTGATTTCGACCCTGGTGGTCGGTATTGCGGGGGTGGGCGATGCGAAGCAACTGGGCCGTATCGGTGCGAAAACCATTATCTATTTTGAAGTGATCACCACCGTGGCTATCGTGCTGGGGATTACACTGGCTAACGTCTTCCAGCCGGGTACCGGGATTGATATGTCGCAGCTGGCGGCGGTGGATATTTCAAAATATCAGAGCACCACGGCGGAAGTGCAGAGCCACGCGCATGGCTTTATGGGCACGATCCTCTCGCTGGTGCCGACTAACATCGTAGCGTCGATGGCGAAAGGCGACATGCTGCCGATTATTTTCTTCTCGGTGCTGTTCGGTTTAGGGTTATCTTCGCTGCCCGCCACCCATCGTGAACCGCTGGTCACGGTGTTCCGTTCCATTTCTGAAACGATGTTCAAAGTGACGCACATGGTGATGCGCTATGCGCCGATCGGTGTGTTCGCGCTGATCTCGGTGACAGTAGCAACCTTCGGTTTTGCCTCATTGTGGCCGCTGGCGAAACTGGTGATTCTGGTTTACTTTGCCATTCTGTTCTTCGCGCTGGTGGTGTTGGGGCTGGTGGCGCGTGTATGCGGACTAAGTATCTGGATCCTGATTCGCATTCTGAAAGACGAGCTGATTCTGGCGTACTCCACCGCCAGCTCCGAGAGCGTGCTGCCGCGTATTATTGAGAAAATGGAAGCCTATGGCGCACCGGCGGCGATCACCAGCTTCGTGGTGCCGACCGGCTACTCGTTTAACCTTGATGGCTCAACGCTGTACCAGAGCATCGCGGCTATCTTTATCGCCCAGCTGTACGGTATTGACCTGTCAATCTGGCAGGAAATTACCCTCGTGCTGACGCTGATGGTGACGTCGAAAGGGATTGCGGGCGTGCCGGGCGTCTCCTTCGTGGTGCTGCTGGCGACGCTGGGCAGCGTGGGGATTCCGCTGGAAGGTCTTGCCTTTATTGCCGGCGTTGACCGTATCCTTGATATGGCGCGTACCGCGCTGAACGTGGTGGGCAATGCGCTGGCGGTGCTGGTTATTGCCAAATGGGAACACAAGTTTGACCGCAAAAAAGCGCTGGCGTATGAGCGTGAAGTGTTGGGCAAATTTGATAAAACGGCGCAATGA
- the acs gene encoding acetate--CoA ligase: protein MSQIHKHSIPANIAERCLINPEQYKAQYQQSITDPDAFWGEQGKILDWIKPYTRVKNTSFAPGNISIKWYEDGTLNLAANCLDRHLAERGDQTAIIWEGDDASQSKNISYRELHHDVCRFANVLLDLGIKKGDVVAIYMPMVPEAAVAMLACARIGAIHSVIFGGFSPEAVAGRIIDSNSRLVITSDEGLRAGRAIPLKKNVDDALKNPNVKSIENVVVFKRTGGKIDWQEGRDLWWSDLIEKASAEHQPEEMNAEDPLFILYTSGSTGKPKGVLHTTGGYLVYAASTFKYVFDYHPGDIYWCTADVGWVTGHSYLLYGPLACGATTLMFEGVPNWPTPARMCQVVDKHQVSILYTAPTAIRALMAEGDKAIEGTDRSSLRILGSVGEPINPEAWEWYWKKIGNEKCPVMDTWWQTETGGFMITPLPGAIELKAGSATRPFFGVQPVLVDNEGTPLEGATEGNLAIADSWPGQARTLFGDHERFEQTYFSTFKNMYFSGDGARRDEDGYYWITGRVDDVLNVSGHRLGTAEIESALVSHPKIAEAAVVGIPHNIKGQAIYAYVTLNHGEEPSPELYAEVRNWVRKEIGPLATPDILHWTDSLPKTRSGKIMRRILRKIAAGDTSNLGDTSTLADPGVVEKLLEEKQAIAMPS, encoded by the coding sequence ATGAGCCAAATACATAAACACTCTATTCCCGCTAATATTGCGGAACGCTGCCTGATTAACCCGGAACAGTACAAGGCGCAATATCAGCAGTCCATCACCGACCCTGATGCCTTTTGGGGCGAGCAGGGCAAAATCCTCGACTGGATCAAGCCCTACACTCGCGTGAAAAACACCTCTTTCGCGCCGGGCAACATTTCCATCAAATGGTACGAAGATGGCACCCTGAACCTGGCCGCTAACTGCCTCGATCGCCATCTGGCGGAACGCGGCGACCAGACGGCGATCATCTGGGAAGGCGACGACGCCAGCCAGAGCAAAAATATCTCTTATCGCGAACTGCATCATGACGTCTGCCGCTTTGCCAACGTCCTGCTCGACCTCGGTATTAAAAAGGGCGATGTCGTTGCTATCTATATGCCGATGGTGCCGGAAGCGGCGGTGGCAATGCTGGCCTGCGCTCGCATCGGCGCTATCCACTCGGTAATTTTCGGCGGCTTCTCGCCGGAAGCGGTCGCCGGTCGCATCATCGACTCGAACTCCCGTTTGGTTATTACCTCTGATGAAGGGCTGCGCGCCGGTCGCGCGATCCCGCTGAAGAAAAACGTTGATGACGCATTGAAAAATCCAAACGTTAAAAGCATTGAGAATGTGGTGGTCTTCAAACGTACCGGCGGCAAAATCGACTGGCAGGAAGGCCGCGACCTGTGGTGGAGCGATCTGATTGAGAAAGCCAGCGCAGAGCATCAGCCGGAAGAGATGAACGCCGAAGATCCTCTATTTATCCTTTATACCTCCGGCTCAACTGGTAAACCCAAAGGCGTGTTGCACACCACCGGTGGCTACCTGGTCTACGCGGCCTCGACCTTTAAATATGTCTTCGACTACCATCCGGGCGATATCTACTGGTGTACCGCCGACGTCGGTTGGGTCACCGGCCATAGCTACCTGCTGTACGGCCCGCTGGCCTGCGGCGCGACGACGCTGATGTTCGAAGGCGTACCCAACTGGCCAACCCCGGCGCGTATGTGCCAGGTGGTGGATAAGCATCAGGTCAGCATTCTCTATACCGCCCCCACGGCGATCCGCGCTTTGATGGCGGAAGGCGATAAAGCGATTGAGGGCACCGACCGCTCCTCCCTGCGCATTCTCGGCTCCGTCGGTGAGCCAATTAACCCGGAAGCCTGGGAGTGGTACTGGAAGAAGATCGGCAACGAGAAATGCCCGGTGATGGATACCTGGTGGCAGACCGAAACCGGCGGCTTTATGATCACCCCGCTGCCGGGCGCGATTGAGCTGAAAGCCGGCTCCGCTACACGTCCATTCTTCGGCGTCCAGCCGGTGCTGGTGGACAACGAAGGAACGCCGTTGGAAGGCGCAACCGAGGGCAACCTGGCCATCGCCGACTCCTGGCCGGGCCAGGCGCGCACCCTGTTTGGCGATCACGAACGCTTCGAGCAGACCTACTTCTCCACTTTTAAAAATATGTACTTCAGCGGTGACGGCGCGCGCCGTGATGAAGACGGTTATTACTGGATCACCGGTCGCGTGGATGACGTGTTGAACGTTTCCGGGCACCGTCTGGGCACTGCCGAAATTGAATCCGCGCTGGTGTCACATCCGAAAATCGCCGAAGCGGCGGTGGTGGGCATTCCGCATAACATCAAAGGCCAGGCCATCTACGCCTACGTCACGCTCAATCATGGCGAAGAACCCTCGCCGGAGCTGTACGCCGAAGTACGCAACTGGGTACGTAAAGAGATTGGGCCGCTGGCCACGCCGGACATCCTGCACTGGACCGATTCCTTACCGAAAACCCGCTCGGGCAAAATCATGCGCCGTATTCTGCGCAAGATTGCCGCGGGCGATACCAGTAACCTCGGCGATACTTCAACGCTCGCCGATCCTGGTGTGGTGGAAAAACTGCTCGAAGAGAAGCAGGCCATCGCTATGCCATCATAA
- a CDS encoding DUF485 domain-containing protein yields MNDQICQRIENSAHFRELVAARQRFATILSLIMLVIYVGFILLIAFAPGWLGTPLHAGTSVTRGIPIGIGVIVISFVLTGIYVWRANGEFDQLTKSILSEVKAS; encoded by the coding sequence ATGAACGATCAGATTTGTCAGCGGATAGAAAATAGTGCGCATTTTAGGGAGCTTGTTGCAGCCCGGCAAAGGTTTGCCACCATCCTGTCACTGATTATGTTGGTGATTTATGTGGGTTTTATTTTGCTTATCGCCTTCGCTCCCGGCTGGCTGGGCACGCCGCTGCATGCGGGAACCAGCGTCACCCGGGGTATTCCGATTGGTATCGGCGTAATCGTTATCTCTTTCGTACTAACCGGAATTTACGTCTGGCGGGCAAACGGTGAATTTGACCAGCTGACGAAGAGCATTCTCAGCGAGGTTAAAGCATCATGA